A single region of the Novosphingobium sp. SL115 genome encodes:
- a CDS encoding HdaA/DnaA family protein, with the protein MTQGGKTSQIALPLVTARGAETIVTGPSLVPVIDALMTAERWPFRTALLTGPPRSGKSLLARWFAESGAGEVVDGADSLPEDEVFHRWNRAQADGRPLLLVCDRAPGEWKIALPDLASRLGAALLIEVGAPDDELLAGLIVEHAARRGLILGEAVLAYLLQRVERSHAGIELLIETLDRLSLERKAPVTISLVRDALAERTGEFQPRLL; encoded by the coding sequence ATGACTCAGGGGGGCAAGACATCACAGATTGCGCTGCCGCTGGTGACGGCGCGCGGTGCGGAAACGATTGTGACCGGGCCATCGCTGGTGCCGGTGATCGACGCGCTTATGACGGCGGAACGCTGGCCGTTTCGCACGGCGCTTCTGACAGGGCCGCCGCGTTCGGGCAAAAGCCTGCTGGCGCGCTGGTTTGCCGAAAGCGGCGCGGGCGAGGTGGTGGACGGGGCCGACAGTCTGCCCGAAGACGAGGTGTTCCATCGCTGGAACCGGGCGCAGGCCGATGGGCGACCGCTGCTGCTGGTATGCGACCGCGCGCCGGGCGAATGGAAGATTGCCTTGCCCGATCTGGCATCGCGGTTGGGCGCGGCGTTGCTGATCGAGGTGGGCGCGCCCGATGATGAATTGCTGGCGGGGCTTATTGTCGAGCACGCGGCCCGGCGCGGGTTGATTCTGGGCGAGGCGGTACTGGCCTATCTGTTGCAACGGGTTGAGCGGAGCCATGCGGGAATCGAGTTGCTGATTGAAACTCTTGACCGGCTGTCTCTTGAGCGTAAAGCACCCGTCACCATATCGCTTGTGCGCGATGCTTTGGCAGAGCGAACCGGGGAATTTCAGCCGCGCTTGCTTTAG
- the epsC gene encoding serine O-acetyltransferase EpsC translates to MFKGLIAYLDSIRSRDPAPRSRWEILLYPGLWAVGFHRVAHWLFEAELYFLARAVNHFSRFLTAIDIHPGAKIGRHLFIEHGFTVIGETAEIGDNVTMYQCVTLGGTNPANGIPGKRHPTLCNDVIIGSGAQILGPITVGPRARVGANAVVTDDVPEGATMIGLKARSTLVPAETWLKQFIPYGTPCKEPCEPNGGTRVDELEAEVATLKAQVAALIAAQSDETPAPTPTTASRRTRN, encoded by the coding sequence ATGTTCAAGGGCCTTATCGCTTATCTGGATTCGATCCGTTCGCGTGATCCTGCGCCGCGTTCGCGTTGGGAAATCCTGCTCTATCCGGGGCTGTGGGCGGTGGGGTTCCATCGTGTGGCGCACTGGCTGTTCGAAGCGGAGCTGTATTTCCTGGCCCGCGCGGTGAACCATTTCTCGCGCTTTCTGACGGCCATCGACATTCATCCCGGTGCGAAGATCGGGCGTCACCTGTTTATCGAACATGGCTTTACCGTGATTGGCGAAACCGCCGAGATTGGTGATAATGTGACGATGTATCAGTGTGTTACGCTGGGCGGCACGAACCCTGCCAATGGTATTCCGGGCAAGCGGCACCCGACGCTGTGCAATGATGTCATCATCGGATCGGGCGCGCAGATCCTTGGGCCGATTACCGTGGGACCCCGCGCGCGCGTGGGTGCCAACGCCGTGGTGACCGACGATGTGCCCGAAGGCGCGACGATGATCGGCCTGAAGGCGCGATCAACGCTGGTGCCTGCTGAAACGTGGCTGAAGCAGTTCATCCCCTATGGCACGCCCTGCAAGGAACCGTGCGAGCCGAATGGCGGCACGCGGGTTGATGAGCTTGAGGCCGAAGTTGCCACGCTGAAGGCACAAGTGGCGGCGCTGATCGCGGCACAGAGCGATGAAACACCCGCGCCGACGCCGACAACCGCATCACGAAGGACGCGCAACTGA
- a CDS encoding DUF2794 domain-containing protein, whose product MSGSGPEAGPPGTVVPFPHARAPLQVGFDRLELLRILDLYGRMVAAGFWRDYAMDFGKDAAIFAAFKRTAERPTARIEKRPALRGKQGMWALFGEAGQVLKRGHDLPGVLSPLERKLLKVVED is encoded by the coding sequence CTGAGCGGGAGCGGGCCAGAAGCCGGGCCTCCCGGCACGGTTGTTCCCTTTCCGCATGCGCGCGCGCCGCTTCAGGTCGGGTTTGACCGGCTGGAACTGCTGCGCATCCTTGATCTGTATGGGCGCATGGTGGCGGCAGGATTCTGGCGCGATTATGCTATGGATTTCGGCAAGGACGCGGCGATTTTCGCTGCATTCAAACGCACGGCCGAACGCCCGACCGCACGGATTGAAAAGCGCCCCGCGCTGCGCGGAAAGCAGGGCATGTGGGCGCTGTTCGGGGAAGCGGGGCAGGTGCTGAAGCGCGGGCACGATCTGCCTGGCGTATTGTCACCGCTCGAGCGTAAGCTGCTGAAAGTAGTGGAAGATTAA
- a CDS encoding PaaI family thioesterase, with product MTADTLEHLSDRLPPYARAMGMRVDHMLDGAPVLAMDFSDRTMGRPGFLHGGAIAGLLEMAAIIALHADLGAEDAALRIKPVNISVEYLRGGVTVETFARGQVIRAGRRIANVRAEAWQTDRDKPLASCWMNFLIKPRKA from the coding sequence ATGACCGCCGACACGCTTGAACACCTGTCAGACCGCCTTCCCCCCTATGCCCGCGCCATGGGTATGCGGGTCGATCACATGCTCGATGGCGCGCCGGTTCTGGCCATGGATTTCTCCGACCGCACCATGGGCCGCCCCGGCTTCCTCCACGGTGGCGCGATTGCGGGCCTGCTCGAAATGGCGGCCATCATCGCACTCCACGCCGATCTGGGCGCAGAAGATGCAGCGCTGCGGATCAAGCCGGTCAATATCTCGGTCGAATATCTGCGCGGCGGGGTAACGGTGGAAACCTTCGCGCGCGGTCAGGTCATCCGCGCCGGCCGCCGCATCGCCAACGTCAGGGCAGAGGCATGGCAGACCGACCGTGACAAGCCGCTTGCCAGTTGCTGGATGAACTTCCTCATCAAGCCGCGAAAGGCTTAA
- a CDS encoding PaaI family thioesterase yields MMNSIPQDPQGRPAIPKDLPFDPARFAGFMMKHGHSGFVGMEFLQHGDNWVELALPWRDELVGDPETGVLASGPIISLLDNATSMSVWALRGAFRPQVTLDLRVDYVRAATPGKTVIAWAECYQLKKSMAFVRGIAHDGDIADPVAHAAGIFIQVEADGWARAPEKSA; encoded by the coding sequence ATGATGAACAGCATACCGCAAGACCCGCAGGGCCGCCCTGCCATCCCCAAGGATCTGCCGTTTGATCCTGCGCGCTTTGCCGGGTTCATGATGAAGCACGGCCATTCGGGTTTTGTCGGCATGGAATTTCTTCAGCACGGCGACAACTGGGTCGAACTGGCCCTGCCCTGGCGCGACGAACTGGTGGGCGATCCCGAAACCGGCGTGCTCGCCTCCGGTCCGATCATCAGCCTGCTCGACAATGCCACATCCATGTCGGTCTGGGCCTTGCGCGGCGCCTTCCGCCCGCAAGTCACGCTCGACCTGCGGGTCGATTACGTGCGCGCCGCCACACCCGGCAAAACCGTAATCGCATGGGCCGAATGCTATCAACTAAAAAAGTCGATGGCCTTCGTCCGGGGCATTGCCCACGATGGCGACATTGCCGATCCGGTCGCCCACGCAGCGGGCATCTTCATTCAGGTCGAAGCCGATGGCTGGGCGCGTGCGCCGGAGAAAAGCGCATGA
- the ruvX gene encoding Holliday junction resolvase RuvX, protein MITQSILDMRDALPEGGVLLGLDTGTKTIGIALCDPDWRFATAGTTIRRAKFTLDKAKIAALIAERGVQGMVIGLPLNMDGSESPRSQGARAMARNLEDIGLPILMWDERWTTQAAERAMIEQDFSRAKRATRIDSHAAALILQGAIDALAGSAF, encoded by the coding sequence ATGATTACCCAGTCGATTCTCGATATGCGCGATGCCCTGCCCGAAGGCGGCGTTTTGCTGGGCCTCGATACCGGCACCAAGACCATCGGCATCGCCTTGTGCGATCCAGACTGGCGCTTTGCCACAGCGGGCACCACCATCCGCCGCGCCAAGTTCACTCTGGACAAGGCAAAGATCGCCGCGCTCATTGCCGAACGCGGGGTGCAAGGCATGGTCATCGGCCTGCCGCTCAACATGGATGGATCGGAAAGCCCGCGTTCACAGGGCGCGCGTGCCATGGCCCGTAATCTTGAGGATATCGGCCTGCCGATCCTGATGTGGGACGAGCGCTGGACCACACAGGCCGCCGAACGCGCGATGATCGAACAGGATTTCAGCCGGGCCAAGCGCGCCACTCGCATCGATTCGCATGCCGCCGCGCTGATCCTTCAAGGCGCAATCGATGCATTGGCGGGCAGCGCGTTCTAG
- a CDS encoding DUF3089 domain-containing protein, translating into MARKFLYLIALFAVLVIAALFALRIWSTELTRFAFVPRTAFEKLPPLRPNAYANVNLWVSHPQANGTDPSRWTPDGASRDNGKAVVFFIHPTSYLARAHWNAPVTDTDSARRTDYYIRGMATPFNSQAQLWAPRYRQAAFGAFLTDKPEAQSALETAYLDVRDAFDTFLAAAPADAPIVLAGHSQGALHLMRLLQDRVAGTALAPRIAAAYVIGWPVSVQHDLPAMGLPACNAPDQAGCVVSWSSFAEPADPALVLEAYRARPALDGKPKGPEPVLCTNPLTGRTGGNAPASANTGTLHPTEKLDGGKLVKQAVPARCDATTGLLMIGDPPEIGPFVLPGNNYHIYDIPLFWQNLRSDVAHRAAAWGATHSKTAP; encoded by the coding sequence ATGGCACGCAAGTTCCTCTATCTCATAGCCCTTTTTGCGGTTCTGGTGATCGCGGCATTGTTCGCCCTGCGCATCTGGTCCACCGAACTGACCCGGTTTGCTTTCGTCCCGCGCACCGCCTTCGAAAAGCTCCCGCCCCTGCGCCCCAATGCCTATGCCAACGTCAACCTGTGGGTCTCGCACCCTCAGGCAAATGGCACTGACCCTTCGCGCTGGACGCCCGATGGTGCTTCGCGTGACAATGGCAAGGCGGTGGTGTTCTTCATCCACCCCACCAGCTATCTGGCACGGGCACACTGGAACGCCCCGGTCACCGATACCGACAGCGCGCGGCGCACGGATTACTATATTCGCGGCATGGCCACGCCATTCAATTCGCAGGCCCAGCTATGGGCGCCGCGATATCGTCAGGCCGCATTCGGGGCCTTTCTGACCGACAAGCCCGAAGCGCAAAGCGCGCTGGAAACTGCCTATCTTGATGTGCGCGATGCGTTCGACACATTCCTTGCCGCCGCGCCCGCCGATGCCCCCATCGTTCTGGCAGGCCACAGTCAGGGCGCGCTGCACCTGATGCGCCTGCTTCAGGATCGCGTCGCCGGCACCGCACTCGCTCCCCGCATTGCTGCCGCCTATGTCATCGGCTGGCCGGTGTCGGTGCAGCATGATCTGCCCGCCATGGGCCTGCCTGCCTGCAATGCGCCCGATCAGGCCGGTTGCGTCGTGTCATGGTCTAGTTTTGCCGAACCTGCCGATCCGGCGCTCGTGCTCGAAGCCTATCGCGCCCGCCCGGCGCTGGATGGAAAGCCCAAGGGACCGGAACCTGTGCTGTGTACCAATCCACTCACCGGCAGGACCGGCGGCAACGCGCCCGCATCGGCCAATACCGGCACGCTGCACCCCACCGAAAAGCTTGATGGCGGCAAGCTGGTCAAACAAGCCGTTCCTGCGCGCTGCGATGCCACCACCGGCCTGCTGATGATTGGCGACCCGCCCGAAATCGGCCCTTTCGTGCTGCCGGGCAACAACTACCACATCTATGACATCCCGCTGTTCTGGCAGAACCTGCGCAGCGACGTCGCCCATCGCGCCGCCGCGTGGGGTGCCACGCACAGCAAAACCGCGCCATGA
- a CDS encoding AI-2E family transporter, which produces MDVQTQPNSTGPHSPGPTDISDDLVKREAKKATVWIGVAGLFALAVLLAQPLLVIIGGIVFGAMIDGGQRLIARIAPWLPRGVRITLVLLGAFAFLVWLVIFAGGQIAAQAAQLPEVIQTQVTRLSLWAQSHGITMQDFNLQQVASQVLGSVGQVTRALGGIFGGFTTAFLIFILSIYFVLEPDLYRRGFAWMLPAESRDHFEGTAVRMGKALRMLLFGRLIGMAVEGVATWALLAWWGVPMAALLGLLTGLLAFLPNIGAPISGLLMVMVGFSGGTEMGLFCVAVYVIVQTVDGNIIVPMVAKRTADLAPALVLGAQLVFGLLFGILGLMLADPIVAMIKIALERQADRNNAARSPIITTTD; this is translated from the coding sequence ATGGATGTGCAAACTCAGCCCAACTCCACCGGACCCCACTCCCCCGGCCCGACCGATATCAGCGATGATCTGGTAAAGCGCGAAGCCAAGAAGGCGACCGTGTGGATCGGCGTTGCCGGGCTGTTCGCGCTGGCCGTGCTTCTGGCGCAACCGTTGCTGGTCATCATCGGCGGCATTGTGTTTGGCGCAATGATCGATGGCGGACAGCGGTTGATTGCACGCATTGCGCCATGGCTGCCGCGCGGGGTGCGGATCACGCTGGTCCTGCTGGGCGCATTTGCCTTCCTTGTCTGGCTGGTGATCTTTGCGGGCGGGCAAATCGCGGCGCAGGCTGCACAGTTGCCCGAAGTCATTCAGACTCAGGTTACCCGCCTGTCGCTCTGGGCGCAAAGCCACGGCATCACCATGCAGGATTTCAACCTGCAACAGGTGGCATCGCAGGTTTTAGGCAGCGTCGGCCAGGTCACGCGCGCGCTTGGCGGCATTTTCGGCGGCTTCACCACCGCCTTCCTGATTTTCATCCTGTCGATCTATTTCGTTCTGGAGCCAGACCTCTACCGTCGCGGCTTTGCATGGATGCTGCCTGCCGAAAGCCGCGACCACTTTGAAGGCACCGCCGTCCGCATGGGTAAGGCGCTGCGGATGCTGCTGTTCGGTCGGTTGATCGGCATGGCTGTCGAAGGTGTCGCAACGTGGGCGCTGCTGGCGTGGTGGGGCGTGCCCATGGCCGCGCTGCTGGGTTTGCTTACCGGCCTGCTGGCCTTCCTGCCCAATATCGGCGCGCCCATTTCGGGCCTGCTGATGGTCATGGTCGGCTTTTCGGGCGGCACCGAAATGGGCCTGTTCTGCGTCGCGGTTTACGTCATCGTGCAGACGGTGGACGGCAACATCATCGTGCCGATGGTGGCCAAACGCACTGCCGACCTTGCGCCCGCGCTGGTGCTGGGTGCGCAGTTGGTGTTCGGCCTGCTGTTCGGCATTCTCGGCCTGATGCTGGCCGATCCGATCGTGGCGATGATAAAGATCGCGCTGGAACGGCAGGCAGATCGCAACAATGCGGCTCGCTCGCCCATCATCACAACGACCGATTGA
- the lepB gene encoding signal peptidase I encodes MTDLLPDPTLTGPTHDAHDAPLSPPPAPPEKVDWWAELRGLALMLLAVVVFHSLIAKPFYIPSISMMPNLLVGDRLIVSKYPYGWSWVSASFHVLPRGDRRVLAGTPEYGDIVIAVPPDRDEDYIKRVVALPGDRIAVINGQIILNGKLVPQAAEPPVQIAVEPDLDCDGEPCYDMFERYRTRLADGREVYELPAFRETLPNGASYLVIDHMNQMLDNYPETLVPPGHIFLMGDNRDHSADSRASIEERGLGGPVPLSSVGGRAEFITFSLNGGETLNPLTWWSALRDGRAWTRLRPELRQTTQLRQTSQVAGASREP; translated from the coding sequence TTGACCGACCTGCTGCCTGACCCCACGTTGACCGGGCCGACGCACGACGCACACGATGCCCCGCTCTCTCCGCCCCCTGCCCCGCCCGAAAAGGTGGACTGGTGGGCTGAACTGCGCGGCCTTGCCCTGATGCTGCTGGCTGTCGTGGTGTTTCACAGCCTGATCGCCAAGCCGTTCTACATCCCGTCGATTTCGATGATGCCCAACCTGTTGGTGGGCGATCGGCTGATCGTATCGAAGTATCCTTATGGCTGGTCGTGGGTTTCGGCATCGTTCCACGTCCTGCCGCGCGGTGACCGCCGCGTTTTGGCCGGTACGCCTGAATATGGCGACATCGTCATCGCGGTTCCGCCGGATCGCGACGAGGACTATATCAAGCGCGTGGTTGCCCTGCCGGGTGACCGGATCGCCGTCATCAACGGACAGATCATCCTGAATGGCAAACTGGTGCCACAGGCTGCCGAACCGCCGGTGCAGATTGCGGTTGAACCTGATCTCGATTGCGATGGCGAGCCGTGCTATGACATGTTCGAACGCTATCGCACCCGCCTTGCCGATGGGCGCGAGGTTTACGAACTTCCCGCTTTTCGTGAAACATTGCCCAATGGCGCCAGCTATCTGGTCATCGACCACATGAACCAGATGCTCGACAACTATCCCGAAACGCTGGTGCCGCCCGGTCATATCTTTCTGATGGGCGACAATCGCGATCATTCGGCCGATAGCCGCGCCTCCATTGAGGAACGCGGCCTTGGCGGCCCGGTGCCTCTGTCCAGTGTGGGCGGAAGGGCCGAATTCATCACCTTCTCGCTCAACGGTGGCGAAACGCTGAATCCGCTGACGTGGTGGTCCGCCTTGCGCGATGGCCGCGCGTGGACCAGACTGCGCCCGGAATTGCGCCAGACAACACAACTGCGTCAAACATCACAAGTAGCCGGCGCTTCACGGGAGCCTTGA
- the acpS gene encoding holo-ACP synthase — MIVAIGSDLCNIERIQNSLDRFGDRFINRVFTDVEKAKAARRPYTMAGTLAKRFAAKEAFSKAVGTGFKAGVFMKDIGVVNAPSGAPTLALTGGAAARLAAITPAGHLAVVHLTLTDDHPWAQAFVVIEARPITGHSPA; from the coding sequence GTGATTGTCGCGATCGGCTCTGACCTCTGCAATATCGAGCGTATCCAGAATTCGCTCGACCGTTTTGGTGACCGCTTCATCAACCGCGTGTTTACCGATGTCGAAAAAGCCAAGGCCGCCCGCCGCCCCTACACCATGGCCGGAACACTGGCGAAACGCTTTGCCGCCAAGGAAGCTTTTTCCAAAGCGGTCGGAACCGGCTTCAAGGCTGGCGTGTTCATGAAGGATATCGGCGTGGTCAATGCCCCCTCCGGTGCGCCCACTCTGGCGCTGACGGGCGGGGCTGCGGCGCGCCTTGCCGCCATCACGCCAGCCGGGCACCTTGCCGTCGTCCACCTTACCCTTACCGACGATCACCCATGGGCGCAGGCCTTCGTGGTGATCGAGGCCCGCCCCATCACCGGACATTCCCCCGCTTGA
- a CDS encoding pyridoxine 5'-phosphate synthase yields the protein MSVLTPGRLRLGVNIDHVATIRNARGGDHPDPVRAAQIVADVGGDGITAHLREDRRHIRDEDIARIQAATSLPLNFEMAATDEMLEIALRHMPHAACIVPERREERTTEGGLDAAGQHNRLAPIVSRLSDAGIRVSLFIAPEARQIEAAMKLGAPVVELHTGEYAHATGEQRAIELARIADMAALAARNGIEPHAGHGLTYENVQPIAAIPQLAELNIGHYLIGEAIFVGLEAAVRRMRDLMDEAR from the coding sequence ATGAGCGTGCTTACCCCCGGACGCCTGCGACTTGGCGTCAACATCGATCACGTCGCGACCATCCGCAACGCGCGTGGCGGCGATCATCCCGATCCGGTGCGCGCCGCGCAGATCGTGGCGGACGTTGGCGGCGATGGCATCACCGCCCACTTGCGCGAAGATCGTCGCCACATCCGCGACGAGGACATCGCCCGGATTCAGGCCGCCACCAGCCTGCCACTCAATTTCGAGATGGCAGCGACGGACGAGATGCTGGAAATCGCGCTGCGCCACATGCCGCATGCTGCATGCATCGTGCCCGAACGGCGCGAAGAGCGGACCACCGAAGGCGGGCTGGACGCAGCCGGGCAGCACAACCGCCTTGCCCCCATCGTGTCACGCCTGTCCGATGCGGGCATCCGCGTCAGTCTGTTCATCGCACCCGAAGCCCGCCAGATCGAAGCCGCAATGAAGCTGGGCGCACCAGTGGTCGAACTGCACACCGGCGAATATGCCCACGCGACGGGTGAACAGCGCGCCATCGAACTCGCCCGTATTGCCGATATGGCCGCCCTTGCCGCGCGCAATGGTATCGAACCTCACGCCGGTCACGGCCTCACGTACGAAAACGTCCAGCCCATCGCGGCGATCCCCCAACTGGCGGAGCTCAACATCGGCCATTACCTGATCGGCGAAGCCATCTTCGTCGGGCTGGAAGCCGCCGTTCGCCGCATGCGCGATCTGATGGACGAAGCGCGATGA
- the pyrE gene encoding orotate phosphoribosyltransferase, with protein sequence MHEDDILSEFRASQALLEGHFLLSSGRHSAHYLQCARVLMDPMRASRLAMAIAQKIPREVRQQIQKVVSPAMGGVIIGHEMGRALGVEAMFVERPTGTFELRRGFALNPGDKVLMVEDVVTTGLSSREAIKAIEAAGGEVIAAAALIDRSAGSVDLGVPFFPLVALNFPTYAADELPPELAATPAIKPGSRAQP encoded by the coding sequence ATGCACGAAGACGACATCCTTTCCGAATTCCGCGCCAGCCAGGCCCTTCTCGAAGGCCACTTTCTGCTTTCGTCCGGACGCCACAGCGCGCACTATCTGCAATGCGCCCGCGTGCTGATGGACCCGATGCGTGCCTCGCGCCTTGCCATGGCGATTGCACAAAAGATCCCGCGCGAAGTGCGCCAGCAGATCCAGAAAGTCGTCTCGCCTGCAATGGGCGGGGTCATCATCGGCCACGAAATGGGCCGGGCGCTGGGGGTTGAGGCGATGTTCGTCGAACGCCCCACCGGCACGTTCGAACTGCGTCGCGGCTTTGCGCTCAATCCCGGCGACAAAGTGCTGATGGTCGAAGACGTCGTGACCACGGGCCTGTCCAGCCGCGAAGCGATCAAAGCCATTGAGGCTGCGGGCGGCGAAGTCATCGCGGCCGCCGCCTTGATCGACCGTTCGGCCGGCAGCGTCGATCTGGGCGTGCCATTCTTCCCGCTCGTCGCGCTCAATTTCCCCACGTATGCGGCCGACGAACTCCCGCCCGAACTTGCCGCCACCCCGGCAATCAAGCCCGGCAGCAGGGCGCAACCATAA
- the coxB gene encoding cytochrome c oxidase subunit II, with the protein MSLADNARTMGKAIRTLGVAAALTFGAQAMAAAPAAPVAAAPVAATSESPAPAPASAVAAPAGADAAVVDKGSYTPMKPTPGKGQPVDMGWTFQDQYSPTGEQALWMHDVVLFPLTVAISVLVLILLVVVAAKFNKRANPVASKTSHNTLIEVVWTLVPVLILVVVAVPSIRLLAHQYEPAPKGSVTVKVTGYQWYWGYTYPDNGGFEVISNMLSEEDALKAGEPGQLAVDNRMVVPVGEPIRIQTIGADVIHSFAVPSLWFKLDAVPGRINEKVLFIKEPGLYYGQCSELCGVRHGYMPIAVEALPRDKFEAWVKTQPGGTVGPAVEAAPAAAAAVPASAEAPADAPAADASAAPAA; encoded by the coding sequence ATGAGTCTTGCCGATAACGCCCGCACCATGGGCAAAGCTATCAGGACGCTTGGCGTCGCCGCCGCGCTGACCTTCGGGGCGCAGGCCATGGCTGCGGCTCCTGCCGCGCCCGTTGCCGCTGCTCCGGTTGCCGCGACCAGCGAATCGCCCGCGCCTGCCCCCGCATCCGCCGTCGCCGCACCTGCTGGCGCCGACGCTGCTGTTGTTGACAAGGGTTCGTACACCCCGATGAAGCCGACCCCCGGAAAGGGGCAGCCGGTGGACATGGGCTGGACCTTCCAGGACCAGTATTCGCCCACGGGTGAACAGGCGCTGTGGATGCACGATGTCGTGCTGTTCCCGCTGACTGTCGCCATTTCGGTGCTGGTGCTGATCCTGCTGGTGGTTGTGGCTGCCAAGTTCAACAAGCGCGCCAACCCGGTCGCTTCCAAGACCAGCCATAACACGCTGATCGAAGTGGTCTGGACGCTGGTCCCGGTGTTGATCCTTGTGGTCGTCGCGGTTCCGTCGATCCGCTTGCTGGCCCACCAGTACGAACCTGCCCCCAAGGGTTCGGTAACCGTCAAGGTGACCGGCTATCAGTGGTACTGGGGCTACACTTATCCCGACAACGGCGGGTTCGAAGTGATTTCGAACATGCTGTCGGAAGAAGATGCGCTGAAGGCTGGTGAGCCGGGCCAGCTTGCCGTCGACAACCGCATGGTTGTTCCGGTGGGTGAACCGATCCGCATCCAGACCATTGGTGCTGACGTGATCCACTCGTTTGCCGTGCCTTCGCTGTGGTTCAAGCTGGACGCGGTGCCGGGCCGGATCAACGAAAAGGTGCTCTTCATCAAGGAACCGGGCCTGTATTACGGCCAGTGTTCCGAACTGTGCGGCGTCCGCCACGGTTATATGCCGATTGCGGTGGAAGCTCTCCCACGCGACAAGTTCGAGGCATGGGTCAAGACCCAGCCCGGCGGCACGGTTGGCCCGGCAGTGGAAGCTGCCCCGGCCGCCGCAGCAGCGGTTCCGGCTTCGGCTGAAGCGCCTGCCGATGCCCCGGCTGCCGACGCTTCCGCAGCGCCCGCCGCCTGA